From a single Mus musculus strain C57BL/6J chromosome 12, GRCm38.p6 C57BL/6J genomic region:
- the Vipr2 gene encoding vasoactive intestinal polypeptide receptor 2 isoform X5 — MLRAISVLVKDSVLYSSSGLLRCHDQPASWVGCKLSLVFFQYCIMANFYWLLVEGLYLHTLLVAILPPSRCFLAYLLIGWGIPSVCIGAWTATRLSLEDTGCWDTNDHSIPWWVIRMPILISIVVNFALFISIVRILLQKLTSPDVGGNDQSQYKRLAKSTLLLIPLFGVHYMVFAAFPIGISSTYQILFELCVGSFQGLVVAVLYCFLNSEVQCELKRRWRGLCLTQAGSRDYRLHSWSMSRNGSESALQIHRGSRTQSFLQSETSVI; from the exons atgCTGAGAGCCATCTCTGTGCTGGTCAAGGACAGCGTGCTCTACTCCAGCTCAGGTCTACTGCGCTGCCACGACCAGCCAGCCTCCTGG GTTGGCTGCAAGCTCAGCCTGGTATTCTTCCAGTACTGTATCATGGCAAACTTCTACTGGCTTCTGGTGGAGGGTCTCTACCTGCACACCCTCCTGGTAGCCATCCTTCCTCCCAGCAGGTGCTTCCTGGCCTACCTTCTGATCGGATGGG GCATCCCCAGTGTGTGTATAGGTGCATGGACAGCAACTCGCCTCTCTTTAGAAGACACAGG TTGCTGGGACACAAACGACCACAGCATCCCCTGGTGGGTCATTCGGATGCCCATTCTAATTTCTATTGTA GTCAACTTTGCCCTCTTCATCAGCATTGTAAGGATCTTACTTCAGAAACTAACTTCTCCAGATGTTGGTGGCAATGACCAGTCACAGTACAA GAGGCTTGCCAAGTCCACACTGCTGCTAATCCCCCTGTTTGGCGTCCACTACATGGTGTTTGCTGCCTTCCCTATTGGCATCTCATCCACATACCAGATCCTGTTTGAGTTATGTGTTGGTTCCTTCCAG GGCCTGGTGGTAGCAGTTCTATACTGCTTCCTGAACAGTGAG GTACAGTGTGAACTGAAAAGAAGATGGCGAGGCCTGTGCCTGACCCAAGCTGGGAGCCGGGACTACCGGCTGCACAGCTGGTCCATGTCCCGGAATGGCTCAGAAAGTGCCCTACAGATACACCGTGGCTCCCGCACCCAGTCCTTCCTGCAGTCAGAGACTTCAGTCATTTAG